From Acidimicrobiia bacterium, the proteins below share one genomic window:
- a CDS encoding sugar phosphate nucleotidyltransferase, translating to MQSVPTPPIRTAVIPCAGEGTRMRPATRAVPKPLLPVIDKPVIQYVVEEAVAAGIDRVILVVDERSGDPVIAHFVGPPALEGMKHVEFVAVEQPKPAGLGDAVLQARRAVGDEAFLCMVSDRFPVPGRWFADRMVAAYDGRPVVAVERVGQDVADRYGFVSIGGPATDGVVEVTGAVEKPGIGKAPSEFALLGRYVFGPDIFDELGSLPPGYGDEIQLTDAIDRVARRGGAVGLLVDHVLLDVGLPAGLLEATAAVGLARPDLAPEFIAAMRRMLDG from the coding sequence ATGCAGTCCGTGCCCACACCACCCATCCGTACGGCCGTGATCCCTTGCGCCGGTGAGGGTACCCGCATGCGCCCCGCCACCCGAGCGGTCCCCAAGCCACTCCTCCCGGTGATCGACAAGCCGGTCATCCAATACGTCGTGGAGGAAGCGGTCGCCGCCGGCATCGACCGGGTGATCCTGGTGGTCGACGAGCGATCGGGCGACCCCGTCATCGCCCACTTCGTGGGGCCGCCCGCCCTCGAGGGCATGAAGCACGTCGAGTTCGTGGCGGTCGAGCAGCCCAAGCCGGCGGGTCTCGGGGATGCCGTGCTCCAGGCACGGCGCGCTGTCGGTGACGAGGCGTTCCTCTGCATGGTGTCGGACCGGTTCCCGGTTCCCGGTCGCTGGTTCGCCGACCGGATGGTGGCTGCCTACGACGGCCGGCCCGTGGTGGCCGTCGAACGGGTCGGGCAGGATGTCGCAGACCGGTATGGGTTCGTGTCGATCGGGGGACCCGCGACCGACGGCGTGGTGGAGGTCACCGGAGCCGTGGAGAAGCCGGGAATCGGGAAGGCACCCTCCGAGTTCGCCCTGCTGGGACGCTACGTCTTCGGCCCCGATATCTTCGATGAGCTCGGATCCTTGCCCCCCGGGTATGGCGACGAGATCCAACTCACCGACGCCATCGACCGGGTGGCCCGGCGGGGCGGGGCCGTCGGGCTGCTGGTGGATCACGTCCTTCTCGACGTCGGTCTGCCAGCAGGACTGCTCGAGGCCACCGCTGCCGTCGGCCTCGCCCGCCCCGACCTCGCTCCCGAGTTCATCGCGGCGATGCGCCGGATGCTCGACGGGTAG
- a CDS encoding haloalkane dehalogenase, which translates to MDEVVRTPDDRFADLPDFPFEPHYAEADGLRLAYLDEGEGPAVVFFHGEPTWSFLWRKLVPPVVAAGFRAIAPDYAGFGRSDKPTDIGWYTYDRHTRLMESLLGGLGVADAAAVVHDWGGPIGLRVAVEAPGMFSRLVIMETAPVTGHQRMTDDWLRFRFFVAKTEDLPIGFLVRGGCFNDPGDAVIGAYDAPFPNPESKAGARAFPAILPTEPDAPGAAAGRAVMEALVAHPLPGIVIWAGNDPILPEALGRKLAGALGYDEPTIVPEAGHFLQEDAGPTLGGMVAEWLAATT; encoded by the coding sequence ATGGACGAAGTGGTACGCACCCCCGACGACCGGTTCGCCGACCTACCCGACTTCCCGTTCGAGCCGCACTACGCAGAGGCCGATGGACTCCGACTCGCCTACCTGGACGAGGGGGAGGGCCCGGCAGTCGTGTTCTTCCACGGGGAGCCCACCTGGTCGTTCCTGTGGAGGAAGCTCGTCCCCCCGGTAGTCGCCGCGGGCTTCCGTGCGATCGCCCCGGACTACGCCGGCTTCGGACGCTCCGACAAGCCCACCGACATCGGCTGGTACACCTACGACCGCCACACTCGCCTCATGGAGTCACTGCTCGGCGGGCTCGGCGTCGCCGACGCGGCCGCGGTGGTCCACGACTGGGGAGGCCCCATCGGGCTCCGGGTTGCGGTGGAGGCTCCCGGGATGTTCTCACGGCTGGTCATCATGGAGACGGCTCCGGTCACCGGCCATCAGCGGATGACGGACGACTGGCTCCGGTTTCGGTTTTTCGTCGCCAAGACCGAGGACCTCCCGATCGGGTTCCTGGTGCGCGGCGGCTGCTTCAACGACCCCGGTGACGCGGTCATCGGGGCCTACGACGCCCCGTTCCCGAACCCGGAGTCGAAGGCGGGAGCCCGGGCCTTCCCGGCAATCCTGCCCACCGAGCCGGATGCCCCCGGCGCGGCCGCGGGTCGGGCCGTCATGGAAGCGCTGGTCGCCCACCCGCTTCCCGGCATCGTCATTTGGGCGGGGAACGACCCGATCCTGCCCGAAGCGTTGGGCCGCAAGCTGGCGGGCGCCCTCGGCTACGACGAACCAACGATCGTCCCCGAGGCCGGGCACTTCCTCCAGGAGGACGCTGGTCCCACGCTCGGCGGCATGGTCGCCGAGTGGCTGGCGGCGACCACCTAG
- a CDS encoding FAD-dependent oxidoreductase, translating into MAESAASFWLERLGPMRLRPPLAGPLEVDVCIVGAGYTGLWTAYYLLEAAPALNVAVLERRHVGFGASGRNGGWVSAKVAGLDRLFKHAETRGPALDMQMAMNQTVTEVGEVVARESIDCGFVHGGTLLAATTPAQVGHLRDYVVSKHAVGFTEEDHRWLGPEEAASRIRPGALYGAAFTPHCAAVDPARLVVGLAEAVERRGGVIYEETEATVSGGRVSVGGEPVTTHAVVDAREAYRLLDRAERRAMIPVYSLMVMTEPLGDDRWAEIGLEGRETFSDGRLMIVYGQRTDDGRIAFGGRGAPYHFGSSIRPEFDRDEATFAMLRRTLEAFFPAMAGARYEGAWGGPLGIPRDWRPSVTFDPDTGLARAGGYVGQGVAAANLAGRTLTDLILERHSPLLDFPWVGHRSRAWEPEPLRWIGVNLGRKLTESIDAAEDRESTPRFRRWLLGRLPVG; encoded by the coding sequence GTGGCTGAGAGCGCGGCATCGTTCTGGTTGGAGCGCCTCGGTCCGATGCGCCTGCGGCCGCCACTGGCCGGGCCGCTCGAGGTCGACGTCTGCATCGTGGGAGCCGGCTACACCGGACTGTGGACCGCCTACTACCTCCTCGAGGCTGCACCGGCATTGAACGTGGCGGTACTGGAGCGCCGACACGTCGGTTTCGGCGCCTCGGGCCGCAACGGGGGCTGGGTGTCGGCCAAGGTCGCCGGATTGGACCGGTTGTTCAAGCACGCCGAGACGAGGGGTCCCGCCCTCGACATGCAGATGGCGATGAACCAGACCGTCACCGAGGTGGGGGAGGTCGTGGCTCGGGAGTCGATCGACTGCGGGTTCGTCCACGGCGGGACGCTGCTGGCGGCGACCACCCCGGCTCAGGTCGGGCATCTCCGCGACTACGTCGTCTCCAAGCATGCCGTCGGGTTCACCGAGGAGGACCACCGCTGGCTCGGACCCGAGGAGGCAGCCTCCCGGATCCGCCCGGGCGCTCTCTACGGAGCCGCTTTCACGCCCCACTGTGCAGCCGTCGATCCTGCCCGGCTCGTTGTCGGACTGGCTGAGGCGGTGGAGCGGCGAGGCGGGGTCATCTACGAGGAGACTGAGGCGACCGTCAGTGGGGGACGGGTCTCGGTGGGGGGCGAGCCGGTCACCACTCATGCCGTGGTCGATGCCCGGGAGGCCTACCGGCTGCTCGACCGTGCCGAGCGACGGGCGATGATCCCGGTGTACTCGCTCATGGTGATGACCGAGCCGCTGGGTGACGATCGGTGGGCCGAGATCGGTCTGGAGGGGCGCGAGACGTTTTCAGACGGTCGCTTGATGATCGTGTACGGGCAGCGCACTGACGACGGGCGGATCGCCTTCGGAGGCCGGGGCGCCCCGTATCACTTCGGCTCCAGCATTCGCCCCGAATTCGACCGTGACGAGGCCACCTTCGCCATGCTCAGGCGCACCCTGGAGGCCTTCTTCCCTGCGATGGCCGGAGCCCGCTACGAGGGAGCCTGGGGAGGGCCGCTCGGCATCCCCCGCGACTGGAGGCCCTCGGTGACCTTCGACCCCGACACCGGGCTCGCCCGGGCAGGCGGCTACGTCGGCCAGGGTGTGGCAGCGGCGAATCTGGCGGGGCGGACCCTGACCGACCTGATCCTCGAGCGCCACAGCCCGTTGCTCGACTTCCCATGGGTCGGTCACCGTTCCCGGGCCTGGGAGCCCGAACCCTTGCGATGGATTGGCGTCAACCTGGGGCGGAAGCTCACCGAGTCGATCGACGCCGCCGAGGACCGGGAGAGTACCCCCCGATTCCGTCGGTGGCTGCTAGGCCGTCTCCCCGTCGGCTGA